In Vanrija pseudolonga chromosome 4, complete sequence, a single window of DNA contains:
- the davT gene encoding 5-aminovalerate aminotransferase DavT, giving the protein MPIQVRTTAEWEQFGRDHTCRGLGRLYDEVVVKGRGLTLTTADGKEYLDFTAGIGVTNLGHSHPAVTAAAQEQVGNIVHMQCSIFQNPAYLQLIDRLLPVLPNKSLDAIYFWNSGTEAVEAAIKLARASTGRHAIVTFQGAYHGRTAGSASLTRSKPVYSKKTGPHMPGVFVAPYPYWHSLGLPPSTPEDVLVDAAIHQLDLVFRQQVAPLDVGAIFIEPVQGEGGYVPCPPRFLHHLRSLCDQHGILLVLDEVQTGFYRTGSYFAISDLGLRPDILTFAKGVANGFPLSGIASSKALMDKFEPGTMGGTYAGNPVACAAGVAVQDVLATGEVKANVAARSEQIFNALRALQASPKTGHLIADVRGKGLMVAVEFRSNTDKLTHEGLAPGTALPQKIGSRVQTKCKEKGVIILTTSCFDTIRFIPALIVTEEEMSRAMAVFGEALNEVALEG; this is encoded by the exons atgCCCATCCAAGTCCGCACAACCGCCGAGTGGGAGCAGTTTGGCCGCGACCACACCtgccgcggcctcggccgcctgtACGACGAGGTCGTGGTCAAGGGCCGCGGGCTGAccctcaccaccgccgacggcaaggagtACCTCGACTTTACGGCGGGCATTGGCGTCACCAACCTCGGGCA CTCGCACCCTGCcgtcacggccgccgcgcaggagcAGGTCGGCAACATTGTCCACATGCAGTGCTCCATCTTCCAGAACCCCGCCTACCTCCAGCTCATTGACCGTCTCCTGCCCGTGCTCCCCAACAAGTCGCTCGATGCGATCTACTTCTGGAACTCGG GCACTGaagccgtcgaggccgctaTCAAGCTCGCACGCGCCTCGACCGGTCGCCACGCCATCGTCACGTTCCAGGGCGCATACCACGGCCGCACggccggcagcgcgagccTCACCCGCTCCAAGCCCGTCTACTCGAAGAAGACCGGCCCGCACATG CCCGGCGTCTTCGTCGCGCCCTACCCCTACTGGCactcgctcggcctgccgccctcgaccccTGAGGACGTGCTTGTCGACGCTGCGATccaccagctcgacctcgtcttccgCCAGCAGGTCGccccgctcgacgtcggcgccatctTCATTGAGCCTGTCCAGGGCGAGGG TGGCTACGTCCCATGCCCTCCGCGCTTCCTGCACCATCTCCGCTCGCTCTGCGACCAGCACGGCAtccttctcgtcctcgacgaggtccagACCGGCTTCTACCGCACCGGCTCGTACTTTGCCATCTCggacctcggcctgcgcccCGACATCTTGACCTTCGCCAAGGGCGTGGCCAATGGATTCCCGCTCTCGGGCATCGCGTCGTCCAAGGCCCTCATGGACAAGTTTGAGCCCGGAACCATGGGCGGCACGTACGCCGGCAACCCCGTCGCGTGTGCCGCTGGCGTTGCCGTCCAGGACGTGCTCGCCACgggcgaggtcaaggccaaCGTTGCCGCCCGCAGCGAGCAGATCTTCAACGCTCTCCGCGCGCTCCAGGCCAGCCCCAAGACTGGCCACCTCATCGCCGACGTCCGCGGCAAGGGA ctcatggtcgccgtcgagttCCGCTCCAACACGGACAAGCTCACCCACGAGGGCCTCGCACCTGGCACTGCCTTGCCTCAGAAGATTGGCTCGCGCGTGCAGACCAAGTGCAAGGAGAAGGGAGTCATCATCCTCACCACGTCGTGCTTTGACACGATCCGCTTCATCCCCGCCCTCAtcgtcaccgaggaggagatgtCGCGTGCCATGGCTGTCTTTGGCGAGGCATTGAACGAGGTCGCACTGGAGGGCTAG